Proteins encoded in a region of the Triticum dicoccoides isolate Atlit2015 ecotype Zavitan chromosome 3A, WEW_v2.0, whole genome shotgun sequence genome:
- the LOC119270140 gene encoding 50S ribosomal protein L27, chloroplastic-like, with product MAFTLVGAFKGLSLASSSSFLRGDRAALPGGTTGGVGVATLPARGLTIQMAHKKGAGSTKNGRDSKGQRLGVKIYGDQLAKPGAIIIRQRGTKVYPGNNVGMGKDHTLFSLIDGLVKFEKYGPDRKKVSVYPYEKQPENPNSYRARKRENFRLQRERLKARAEGTYEPELVLAAADASVEVNADC from the exons ATGGCGTTCACGCTGGTGGGAGCCTTCAAGGGCCTGTCCCtcgcgtcctcctcctccttcctccgcgGCGACCGCGCCGCGCTCCCCGGCGGCACCACCGGGGGCGTGGGCGTGGCGACGCTGCCGGCGCGCGGGCTGACCATCCAGATGGCGCACAAGAAGGGGGCCGGAAGCACCAAGAACGGCAGGGACTCCAAGGGCCAGCGCCTCGGGGTCAAGATTTACGGCGACCAGCTCGCCAAGCCCGGCGCCATCATCATCCGCCAGCGCGGCACCAAG GTTTATCCTGGAAATAATGTTGGAATGGGCAAGGATCACACCCTCTTTTCCTTGATTGATGGACTTGTCAAGTTTGAGAAATATGGACCGGACAGGAAAAAG GTAAGCGTCTACCCATATGAGAAACAGCCTGAGAACCCAAACAGTTACAGAGCAAGGAAGAGAGAGAACTTCCGCTTGCAGCGCGAACGCTTGAAGGCCAGAGCAGAGGGAACTTATGAACCAGAATTGGTATTGGCAGCTGCAGATGCAAGTGTTGAGGTCAATGCAGACTGCTGA
- the LOC119270142 gene encoding uncharacterized protein LOC119270142 codes for MDPISIEKIRAMRKYRRNRKQQRLLPALAPYLVATCGVLCLLLTSAAWFPRLCSLLVSFILTTLPDLATAFLLSPKCLFVVGNLIVAFLIAQSRLSPKSQLASDVDVDDVHEEYVKRSVAPMTAKATATTVVFTDHGTSVEGVWEGEKEKEEEEGEEQGEEELEKRVDDFIARVKRQRKLEGKSFFDTDR; via the coding sequence ATGGACCCCATCAGCATAGAGAAGATCAGGGCCATGAGGAAGTACAGGAGGAACAGGAAGCAGCAGCGGCTGCTCCCTGCCCTGGCACCTTACCTGGTGGCCACCTGTGGCGTCCTCTGCCTGCTGCTCACCAGCGCTGCCTGGTTCCCCAGGCTGTGCTCTCTCCTCGTCTCCTTCATCCTCACCACCCTCCCGGACCTGGCCACCGCCTTCCTGCTCAGCCCCAAGTGCCTCTTCGTCGTCGGCAACCTCATCGTCGCCTTCCTCATCGCCCAGTCTAGGCTATCTCCGAAGAGCCAGCTCGCTTCCGATGTGGATGTCGACGACGTCCACGAGGAGTACGTGAAGAGGAGCGTCGCACCGATGACCGCTAAGGCGACAGCTACCACGGTGGTGTTCACCGATCATGGCACCTCGGTTGAAGGAGTTTGGGagggagagaaggagaaggaggaggaggagggggaggagcagggaGAGGAGGAGCTGGAGAAGAGAGTGGATGACTTCATTGCTAGGGTGAAGAGGCAGAGGAAGCTCGAAGGCAAGAGCTTCTTCGACACCGATCGATAG